The genomic DNA TGCATGAGACTTGCCTGCCTTCACGAGCGTAGCGTAACCGTTCACCAGGGTAGCTGGTGAACGGTTACGGAGGCGGCCTTGATCTCCACCGGCAGGAGCCAGCCGTCCAGCTCGATCACCAGGTCCACCTCTGTACCGCTGTGCTGGCGGTAATGGAGGAAGTTGGGCCGCGCGGGCAGCCGCTGCGCCTGCTTCATGCACTCGGTAGCCACCAGGGTCTCGAAGAGCCGGCCAAAGGCGGGATGGCCTTGCAGGGCCTGGGGCGAGCTCAGGCGCAGGAGGTGGCACGCCAGGCCAGTGTCCGCGATATGACCTCGGGGGCGTAGGCTGAGCCGTTTCACCGGGTTGCAGGAAAAGGCCGGCAGCTCCAGCCACTGAAAGGTGTCCTTGAGGACCCCCAGCCACTTCCCGGTGGTGGGGGATGACAGGCCGATATCCCGGCCCAGCTGGCTGAAATTGACCTCCTGCGCGGTGAGGGCGGCGGTGAGGCCCAGGAAGGCGGCAAACCGGGCCTCGTCCCGGGCCGCCAGGGCCAGGCGGACGTCCCGTTGCAGGTATGTGGCAACGTAGCCCTGCATCCAGCCCGGAACCGCGGCCTCCGGCAGATCCTGGACCTCCGGGAAGGAGCCGCGCCAGATGCGCTCGCTGGCCGAGATGCCGGCGGAGCGGAAGGAGCCCAGCGCCTCCAGGGCCTGATCCACCGGTCCCCGGGCCAACGTGATCCAGCGGTCGAGCCAGGTGCGTGAGCTGGCCATCCGGATCTCTGGCAGGCAGAAGCCTGGCAGATCCAGGATCGCCACCCGGCCGGCCAGGGATTCGGCCAGCCGCCGCATGACCTGCCACTGCTGGGAGCCGGTGATCACAAACCGCCCGGGCTGGCGGTTCTGATCCACGAAGCGCTTCAGGGCCGGCGCCAGCTCGGGCACGTACTGGATCTCATCGAGGATCAGAGGCGGAGGATTGTTGCGCAGAAAGAGATCGGGATCCGGACGGATGCCGAACAGGTCCTGGACCGGATCAAAGACAAGGTCCGGGCCTGGTCGCCAAAGAGGTGTCCCACCAGGGTGCTCTTGCCCACCTGGCGCGCTCCGGTGACCAGCACGCAGGGAAAGGTCTGGTGGTAGAGGCGGAGCTGGTCCTCCAGGAGACGGGGGTGGTAGATCATGCTTGATATCTTAAAGGGTAACTTTCAGATTTCAAGCCGATGCCAACGCAGCCCGCTTGTGGGCTTGGATACCCGGTGCTCCTTCCTGCTTGGCGGGGACGGCCGTCAAGCCCGCTGCGGCCGCAGGATCAGCATCGCCAGGGGCGGCAGCACCAGGTTGAGGGAGCGGAAATGGCCGTGGGCTGCCACCGGGGTGGCCGCCACCTCGCCGAGGTTGCCCATGCCGCTGCCGCCGTAGAGGACGGCGTCGCTGTTCAGGGCCTCTTCCCAGATCCCGCCCTGCGGCACCCCGATCCGGTAGTTGTGGCGGGGCACCGGCGTACAGTTGGCGACACACAGCACCAGGTCCTCGGGCCGGCGACCCCGGCGCAGATAGGCCAGGATGCTCTGCTGGGCGTCGCTGCAGTCGATCCAGGAGAAACCGGCCGGCTCGTCGTCGATCGCATGCAGGGCCGGCTCGCCCCGCAGGAGGGTGTTGAGATCCCGGACCCAGCGCCGCAGGCCCTGGTGAGGGTGGTGGTCCAGGAGGTGCCATTCCAGGCTGGCGTCGTGGCTCCATTCCGCCCATTGGCCGATCTCGGCGCCCATGAACAGGAGCTTCTTGCCGGGATGGGTGTACTGGTAGCCGTAGAGAAGCCTTAAGTTGGCGAATTTTTGCCAATCGTCCCCGGGCATCTTGCCGATCATGGAGCCCTTGCCGTGCACCACCTCGTCGTGGGAGAAGGGCAGGATGAAGTTTTCGTGGAAGGCGTAGAGCAGGCTGAAGGTGATGGTGTTGTGGTGATACTGGCGGTGGATCGGGTCCTTGCTCAGGTAGAGCAGGGTGTCGTGCATCCAGCCCATGTTCCATTTGAAGCCGAAGCCCAGGCCCCCCAGATAGGTGGGCCGGGAGACCATGGGCCAGGCAGTGGACTCCTCGGCAATGGTCATGACATCCGGGTGCTCGGCGTAGACCAGCTCGTTGACCCGCCGCAGGAAGGCGATGGCCTCCAGGTTCTCCCGGCCGCCATACTGGTTGGGGATCCAGTCCCCCTCCTCCCGGGAGTAGTCGAGATAGAGCATGGAGGCCACGGCGTCCACCCGCAGGCCGTCGATGTGGTAGACCTCCAGCCAGAACAGGGCGTTGGACAGAAGGAAGTTGGCCACCTCCCGGCGGCCGAAGTTGAAGATGAGGGTCCCCCAGTCCCGGTGCTCCCGCTGCCGGGGATCGGCGTGCTCGTAGAGGTGGGTGCCGTCGAAATAGCCCAGGCCGTGCTCGTCCCGGGGGAAGTGGGCGGGCACCCAGTCGAGGATGACGCCGATGCCGTGCTGGTGCAGGGTGTCCACCAGGAACATGAAGTCCTGGGGGCTGCCGAAGCGGCTGGTGGGGGCGAAGAAGCCCACCGTCTGGTAGCCCCAGGAGCCGTCGAAGGGGTGCTCGGAGACCGGCAGCAGCTCCACATGGGTGAAGCCCATCTCGGCCACGTAGGCTGCCAGCCGGGGTGCCAGCTCCCGGTAGCTGAGCCAGCGGTTGCCCTCCTCCGGCACCCGCATCCAGGAGCCCAGGTGCACCTCGTAGATGGCGACGGGCGCGTCCAGGGCATTGACCTGCCGCCGCCGGCGCAGCCACGCCTCGTCCTGCCACTGGTAGTCGGTGAGGCTCCAGACCAGGGAGGCGGTGGCTGGCCGGATCTCGCAGGCAAAGGAGTACGGGTCTGTCTTGTCCACCTGGTAGCCGTGGAAGTTGGAGACGAGGTGATATTTGTAGAGCTGGCCGGGCCCGACCCCGGGGATGAACCCCTCCCAGATGCCGGAGTCGCCCCGGCTGGCCAGGGGGTGGGCGCCGGCATCCCAGTCGTTGAAGGTGCCGATCACCGACACCTCCCGGGCATTGGGCGCCCAGACGGCGAACCAGGTGCCGGCCTGGCCGTTCCGCTCGCCGGGGTGGGCGCCCAGCTTTTCCCAGGCCCGGTAGTGGGTGCCTTCGGCCAGGAGGTGGAGATCATAGTCGGACAGAAAGTGCGGCTCAAGGGGCATGGCAGGGTCTCCCAGAGGTAGGTGCCGGGGCACTCACCGCGTCAGGTCGGGCATGAGGCCGGCCAGGCCGGCCAGGGGAATGTGGATCCAGTCCGGTCGATTGTTGCACTCGTAGGCCAGCTCGTAGAAGGCCTTGTCCAGGAGAAAGGCATCGAGAAGCGTGGCCAGGGCCTGGGGCGCTTCGGGCAGGAAGCCCGCGGGCCTGGCCTCGGCCAGGTAGGCGGCCAGGAAGGCGGCCCATGCCGCCTGCTCCCAGGCCCGGGCCCACGCGGCCCGGAGGCCGGGCGCCTCATCGGGACCGGCGGCGGCCAGCCACACGGCCAGGCCGGTGTGGCTGGCGTAGCTCAGGGAGCGCAGCATACCAGCCACATCCTTGAGCGGCGACTGTTTCTGTCGCCGTTCTGCCAGGGGCCGAAGCGGCTCACCTTCGAAATCCAGGAGGATGAAGTCCTCCGCCTGTCTGAGCACCTGCCCCAGGTGATAGTCCCCGTGGCACCGCAAGCGCCGGCCGCCGGCACCGGCCAGCGCCGCGAGCTGCTGCAGCCGGGCCAGGGCCAGGGGGCCTGCCGCCAGAATCGCGCTGGCCTGTTCCTGGGCCGGGCCGCCCAAGGTGCCGGTCCGGCCGGCCAAGAGGGCGAGGGCGGCCTGGGCCTGGCGCACGAAGCCATCAGCCAGACCGTTCAGATAGTCCTCGTCCACCGGCTCCGGTGCGAAATCCCGATCCCGGCGCTCGCTGGCCATGGCGCAATGGAGCTCGGCAGTCCGCCGCCCCAGCACCCCGGCGGCCGGGATGAAGGGCCCCAGGGCCGCCATGGTCAAAGCCCCCGGATCGGCGGTCCTGGCCAGGAGGCCGCCGGCATGGAGATGGGGCCAGGCGGGCGGCGCCGGGCCGGCTGGTGGCGCCGCCAGGAGTCGCTCCAGGCACGCCAAGGCAAAGCGCCAGCCATCCCCCTCACCGGGGAGGTAGGCCTGCAGCATGGCCACCGTGGCGCGGCTGTGGCCAGGGGCGGTGTAGTCTATGCCCCCCAGAACCGGCGCCATGTGGCGGAAGGTTGTCCGCTCGGTCAGGAAGCGGCAGATCTCCAGATCCGGGCTGGGTCCCTCCTCCAGCCGCCGCAAGAACTTGAGGATGAACAGGTCGTCCAGCACCACCGAGGTGTTGCTCTGCTCGGCGCTCAGACGGCGCACGGTGTGGCAGGCTGCCGCCTCCTCCAGGGCCGCGGTGGCAAAGGCGGTCAGCCGGCCCTGCAACGCCGACGCGATGCGGTGGCCGTCGGCCATGGTCACGAAGAGGTCGCAGCAGGCGGTGCGGTCGGCCAGGGCATCGAAGAGCACCCCGTCCCCCTTGCGGCTCCGGACCACGGCCAGCACGGCCTCCGGCACCTCGGCCGCCACCTTCTGGGCCGCCCGGCCGATCTCCAGCTTCAGGGGCAGCAGATAGGTCTCGGGCTCGCCCTCGTTAAAGAGCACCTGGACCATCAGCAGCCGGAAGGCAGCGCCCAGCTTCACCCAGTCCTGGAGCCGGACCCCGGTCAGCTCCCGGGCCTTGGATCGGAACCAGCGCTGGCGGGGCAGGTAGGACCGCAAGACGTCGTTCTCCAGGGGGTAGCGGTACTCCTGCAGCATGAGGTCGTCCCAGCCCTTGGCCACGGTCAGGGTGGGCAGCACCCGGTCGCTGCCACCCGGCGGGCTGGCCAGGCGGATCGGCATCGTCTCCGGCTCCAGCTTGAACCAGAAGAAGGCGTGGGGGCCGATGGAGAGGAAGTAGGGCTCGGGCCCGATGACCGGGAACTCGGTGCGGCCGATCATCTCCACCGGCATCCAGCCGGCGAATTCAGCCAGGGGCAGCTCCACCGGCTGCACGAAGCGGGAGAGATTGGCCACCGCCAGGATGATCTCCCCCTTGGAGCGCCGCAGATAGGCGAGGATGGTGCGGTTCTCCGGCTCCAGGATCTCCAGGCTGCCGCGACCGAAGGCCTTGTGCTGGCGCCGCAGGGCGATGAGCCGCTTCATGAAATGGAGGAGCGACGAGCGGTTCCGCTCCTGGGCCTCCACGTTCACCCCCTGGTAGCCGTACACCGGATCCATGATCACCGGCAGGCAGAGACGGGCGGCGTCGGCGGTGGAAAAGCCGGCGTTGCGGTCCGCCGACCATTGCATGGGGGTGCGCACCCCGTTGCGATCCCCCAGGAAGATGTTGTCCCCCATGCCGATCTCGTCGCCGTAGTAGATCACCGGGGTGCCGGGGAAGGAGAACAGCAGGCTGTTCAACAGCTCGATCCGTCGCATGCTGTTGTCCACCAGAGGGGCCAGCCGGCGGCGGATGCCGATGTTGCAGCGCATGCGGGGATCCTTGGCATACTCCCGGTACATGTAGTCCCGCTCCTGGTCGGTGACCATCTCCAGGGTCAGCTCGTCGTGGTTGCGCAGGAAGAGCGCCCACTGGCAGGTCTCCGGGATCGCCGGCGTCTGGCGCAGGATCTCGGTGATGGGATGGCGATCCTCCTGGCGGATGGCCATGAAGATCCGGGGCATCAGGGGGAAGTGGAAGGCCATGTGGCATTCATCGCCGTCGCCGAAGTAGTGGCGGACGTCCGCGGGCCACTGGTTCGCCTCGGCCAGCAGCATGCGATCCGGGTACAGATGGTCCAGCTGCCGGCGGATCCTCTTGATCACCTGGTGGGTCTCGGGCAGGTTCTCGTTGCTGGTCCCCTCGCGGACGCACAGATAGGGCACGGCGTCCAGGCGCATGCCGTCCACCCCCAGATCGAACCAGAAGCGCATCACTCGGATCACCGCCTCCACCACCCGGGGGTTGTTGTGGTTGAGATCCGGCTGGTGGGAGAAGAACCTGTGCCAGTAATAGGCGCCGGCCACCGGGTCCCAGGCCCAGTTGGAGGTCTCGGTGTCAGTGAAGATGATGCGGGTTTCCGGAAACCTGGTGTCGGTGTCGCTCCAGACATAGAAGCCGCGGCGGGCCGAGCCGGGCTTGGCATGGCGGGCCGCCTGGAACCAGGGATGCTGGTCCGAGGTGTGGTTGACCACCAGCTCGGTGATCACCCGGATGCCCCGGCGGTGGGCCTCCCGGATGAAGGTCCTGGCGTCCCGTACCGTGCCGTAGGCGGACAGCACCCCCCGGTAGTCGGCGATGTCGTAACCGTCGTCCTTGAGGGGTGAAGGGTAGAACGGCAGCAGCCAAAGGGCGTTGATGCCCAGATCCTGGAGGTAGTCAAGCTTGTCGGTCAGGCCCCGGAAATCGCCGATGCCGTCACCATTGCTGTCAAAGAACGTGCGGACATGCAGCTCGTAGATGATGGCATCCTTGTACCACAGGGCATCCTTGGCGCGGGGGGGCATGGGCGTGGTCTTCCTTGTGCCAGGGCGGTATGGACAATATGGACAAGATGGACAGGGCGGCCTGGTCCATGCAGTCCATCCTGTCCATACCGTCCATCCCAGGGACAATCACATGAAGTACTCGAAATCCTGCTCGGTGCGCACCCGGCGCCGCAGGCGGAAGATCTGGGCCGGGCTGGCGGCGGGGTCCAAGCGTACGTAGCTCTTCGCCCCCTGCCACAGGTAGCGGCCCTCGCCGATGAGATCGTGGGCCTGGAAGACCTCGGCCGGGCCGATGCCCAGGGCGGCGATCGGCAGCTCCAGCCAGCCGTCGTGGGCGTGGTGGGGGTCGAGGTTGGCCACCACCAGGATGATGTTCTCCAGATCCGGGGTGTGCTTGGAATAGGCGATGAGATGCTCGTTGTCCACGGCATGGAAGGTCAGGGAGTCGTTGGTGGCCAGGGCCGGATTTCCCCGGCGGATGGCATTGATGCGGGCCACGAATTCCTGGATGCCGTCCGGCCGCTGCCAGTCCCGGGGCCGGAGCTGGTACTTCTCCGAGTCCAGGTAGTCCTCGGTGCCGGGCAGTCCCTGGCCCTCGCAGAGCTCGAACCCGGAGTAGATGCCGTAGGAGGCGCCCAGGGTGGCGGCCAGCACCAGCCGCACGACAAAGCCCGGCCGGCCGCTGTACTGGAGGTACTCGGGCAGGATGTCCGGGGTGTTGGCGAACAGATTGGGCCGGAAGAATTCCCGCACCGGCGAAGAGGTCAGCTCGCGCAGGTAGGCGATGATCTCGGTCTTGGTGTTGCGCCAGGTGAAGTAGGTATAGGACTGGCTGAAGCCGACCTTGGCCAGGGCATACATGAGCTTGGGCCGGGTGAAGGCCTCGGCAAGGAAGACCAC from Thermodesulfobacteriota bacterium includes the following:
- a CDS encoding DUF4143 domain-containing protein, which gives rise to MPELAPALKRFVDQNRQPGRFVITGSQQWQVMRRLAESLAGRVAILDLPGFCLPEIRMASSRTWLDRWITLARGPVDQALEALGSFRSAGISASERIWRGSFPEVQDLPEAAVPGWMQGYVATYLQRDVRLALAARDEARFAAFLGLTAALTAQEVNFSQLGRDIGLSSPTTGKWLGVLKDTFQWLELPAFSCNPVKRLSLRPRGHIADTGLACHLLRLSSPQALQGHPAFGRLFETLVATECMKQAQRLPARPNFLHYRQHSGTEVDLVIELDGWLLPVEIKAASVTVHQLPW
- the glgB gene encoding 1,4-alpha-glucan branching protein GlgB, whose product is MPLEPHFLSDYDLHLLAEGTHYRAWEKLGAHPGERNGQAGTWFAVWAPNAREVSVIGTFNDWDAGAHPLASRGDSGIWEGFIPGVGPGQLYKYHLVSNFHGYQVDKTDPYSFACEIRPATASLVWSLTDYQWQDEAWLRRRRQVNALDAPVAIYEVHLGSWMRVPEEGNRWLSYRELAPRLAAYVAEMGFTHVELLPVSEHPFDGSWGYQTVGFFAPTSRFGSPQDFMFLVDTLHQHGIGVILDWVPAHFPRDEHGLGYFDGTHLYEHADPRQREHRDWGTLIFNFGRREVANFLLSNALFWLEVYHIDGLRVDAVASMLYLDYSREEGDWIPNQYGGRENLEAIAFLRRVNELVYAEHPDVMTIAEESTAWPMVSRPTYLGGLGFGFKWNMGWMHDTLLYLSKDPIHRQYHHNTITFSLLYAFHENFILPFSHDEVVHGKGSMIGKMPGDDWQKFANLRLLYGYQYTHPGKKLLFMGAEIGQWAEWSHDASLEWHLLDHHPHQGLRRWVRDLNTLLRGEPALHAIDDEPAGFSWIDCSDAQQSILAYLRRGRRPEDLVLCVANCTPVPRHNYRIGVPQGGIWEEALNSDAVLYGGSGMGNLGEVAATPVAAHGHFRSLNLVLPPLAMLILRPQRA
- the treS gene encoding maltose alpha-D-glucosyltransferase, which encodes MPPRAKDALWYKDAIIYELHVRTFFDSNGDGIGDFRGLTDKLDYLQDLGINALWLLPFYPSPLKDDGYDIADYRGVLSAYGTVRDARTFIREAHRRGIRVITELVVNHTSDQHPWFQAARHAKPGSARRGFYVWSDTDTRFPETRIIFTDTETSNWAWDPVAGAYYWHRFFSHQPDLNHNNPRVVEAVIRVMRFWFDLGVDGMRLDAVPYLCVREGTSNENLPETHQVIKRIRRQLDHLYPDRMLLAEANQWPADVRHYFGDGDECHMAFHFPLMPRIFMAIRQEDRHPITEILRQTPAIPETCQWALFLRNHDELTLEMVTDQERDYMYREYAKDPRMRCNIGIRRRLAPLVDNSMRRIELLNSLLFSFPGTPVIYYGDEIGMGDNIFLGDRNGVRTPMQWSADRNAGFSTADAARLCLPVIMDPVYGYQGVNVEAQERNRSSLLHFMKRLIALRRQHKAFGRGSLEILEPENRTILAYLRRSKGEIILAVANLSRFVQPVELPLAEFAGWMPVEMIGRTEFPVIGPEPYFLSIGPHAFFWFKLEPETMPIRLASPPGGSDRVLPTLTVAKGWDDLMLQEYRYPLENDVLRSYLPRQRWFRSKARELTGVRLQDWVKLGAAFRLLMVQVLFNEGEPETYLLPLKLEIGRAAQKVAAEVPEAVLAVVRSRKGDGVLFDALADRTACCDLFVTMADGHRIASALQGRLTAFATAALEEAAACHTVRRLSAEQSNTSVVLDDLFILKFLRRLEEGPSPDLEICRFLTERTTFRHMAPVLGGIDYTAPGHSRATVAMLQAYLPGEGDGWRFALACLERLLAAPPAGPAPPAWPHLHAGGLLARTADPGALTMAALGPFIPAAGVLGRRTAELHCAMASERRDRDFAPEPVDEDYLNGLADGFVRQAQAALALLAGRTGTLGGPAQEQASAILAAGPLALARLQQLAALAGAGGRRLRCHGDYHLGQVLRQAEDFILLDFEGEPLRPLAERRQKQSPLKDVAGMLRSLSYASHTGLAVWLAAAGPDEAPGLRAAWARAWEQAAWAAFLAAYLAEARPAGFLPEAPQALATLLDAFLLDKAFYELAYECNNRPDWIHIPLAGLAGLMPDLTR